One Streptomyces sp. 840.1 genomic window, CATCGACGAGAACAGCCCGACGGGGAGAACCGCGCGGGCCACCTCGCGGGCCACACCGGCGGCGAGCATCTCCTGGTACGCCTCGTACGCCTGGCGGTACGAGTCCTCCATGACGCGGCCGGTGAGCTCCTGCTGTGCCTCGGTGCCCTCGACGAACTCGTACTTGCCGGGCCGGCCCTGCTGGACGAGCTTGCGGGACTCCCCCGGTACGTAGAAGACCGGTTCCAGCTCCCTGTAGCGGCCCGATTCCTCGTTGTAGGACCAACCGACGCGGTGCCGCATGAACTCGCGGAAGACGAAGATCGGGGCGCTGATGAAGAAGGTCATCGAGTTGTGCTCGAACGGGCTTCCGTGCCGGTCCCGCATGAGGTAGTTGATGAGCCCCTTGGAGCGCTCAGGATCCTTGGTGACCTCCTCCAGGGACTGCTCACCAGCCGTGGAGACACGGGCGGCGAAGAGCACGTCGGAGTCGCCTGCGGCATGTTTCACCAGCTCAACGGTGACATCGCTGCGGAAGCTGGGCTTTGCGGGCTCGGGGGTCTCGGTCACCGGCGGGGGTCCTTCCAATGGCGTCGCTCGGGCGGCGCCCACTCTACGGGCCCACTGACAACGTGGTCGGCACCGCCCTTTCGAGGATTCTTTCGACCAATTCGGCGATTCGGGGCACCGATCGGGCCCGCCATGCGTCTGACTCAGTAGCACCACCCGAAACAGAGTTCAAGGAGAGTTTCCTCATGTTCCGCCGGCGTGAAGCCGTCCCGTTCTCATTCGTCGCCGAGGCCGACCGATTCCGCAGTAACGTCACACCGCCGCCCCGGCAGCGCAGCACCGTCTCCGAGCTGGCGGCCCGCAGCCTCATCGGGTTCGCTGTGGTCGCAGGCCTCGCCGGATCACTGCTGCTCGGCCTTCCCGCCCTGGCACCCGATCAGTCGTCGTCGCACAGCCAGCAGACCGAGGCAGCACCGGGGCACTGACTCGTACGGGCCCCCTGGGGTGGTACGGCCTGCCACCCCCTCGGTAGCCTCACCGGGCACAGCAATCGAGCGTGCTTGTGAGTGAGGATCAGTCGTGCCCCTGCCCTTCCTGACGGCCGACCGCGCGTTTGACGCCAGCGCCGAGGATGTCGCGCTGCCGTTCGACGACCACGACAGCTGGCGGCGTCCCTACCGCCCCGGCCCGTGGCGGGTCGCGGCCGCGGCCACCCTGCTGCTGCTCGCCTCGTTCGTCCTCTTCGCGGGGATGATCACCGCGTTCGCCGGAGCCCTGCCCGGGGCGGGTGCCTGTCTGGCGCTCGCTCTCGCGCTGATCATCTGCGCCCTGCGGATGCTGCGGGTGGGCGCCTGGGTGAGCCGGCACGGCGTGCGTCGCGTCGGCTTCTTCCGGACGACGACCGTGCCGTGGAACCGCGCCACCGCGGTCCGTACGGTGCAGCAGCCGGTGAAGTGGCTCGGGTTCCCCCGCACCGTTCAGGGACAGGCCCTGATCGTCGTGCGCCGGGGTGGTGACGCGGTGCCGCCGCTGCTCACGGACTCCAACGCGGACTTCCTGACGCGGGGAGAGGCGTTCGACCGGGCCGCCGACACGATTGAGGCCTGGGGGGACGAGTACCGGCAGCACTGAGGCCTTTGCGGCCTTGCCGTCCGGCGACTGGGGTGGTCCTCAGTCGCCGGACGGCTTTTTTGTGTCCTCAGTCGCCCGACGGGCTCAGAAGACCGTCCTCAAACGCCGGACGGGCCTGAAGCACCGGACGCGCTTGAGATGCCCGTCGGGTCTGAGGGGCCGGACGGGGCTGAGGTGCTGGACGGGCTCGTGTGGCTTGAGTCGGCCTTGTGCAGGGTGATCGCGCGTTGCATGGCCTTGCGGGCCCTTGGGGTGTCCCTGGCGTCCTGGTAGGCGACCGCCAGACGGAACCAGCAGCGCCAGTCGTCCGGCGCGTCCTCGGTCTCCGCCTGCCTGCGGACGAACGCCGCGTCGGCGGAGTCCCGGTCGATGCGCCCGCTGGGGGTGCGGGCCAGGTCGTCGACCGGCAGCCCGCCCTCGGCGTCGAGCTCGGCGGCCAGGGCGTTGGCCCGCCGGACGAACTGGGTGTTCTTCCAGAGGAACCAGATGCCGATCAACGGCAGGATCAGCACCGCGACCCCGAAGGTCACCGTGAGGAGCGTGCCGTGCCGGATGAGCAGGATGCCCCGGCTGCCGGCCAGGACGAAGTAGAAGACCAGGACGGCAGCGGTGACGGTGTACGTGATCTTTGCGCGCATGGCGGTGGGCTCAGTCAGTTCAGGTCGAGGAAGTTTTCCAGGCCGAACGTGAGGCCCGGAGTGGACACCACACGGCGGGTACCGAGCAGGATGCCCGGCATGAAGCTGCTGTGGTGCAGCGAGTCGTGCCGGATGGTGAGGGTCTCGCCCTCGCTGCCGAGCAGGACCTCCTGGTGGGCCAGGAGGCCGCGGAGCCGGACCGAGTGGACCGGGACCCCGTCGACGTCCGCTCCACGCGCCCCGTCCAGCGCCGTGCTGGTGGCGTCGGGCTGCGGTGCGCTGCCCGCTTCCCGGCGGGCGGCCGCGATGAGCTGGGCGGTGCGGGCGGCGGTGCCGGAGGGCGCGTCGGCCTTGTTCGGGTGGTGGAGCTCGATCACCTCGACCGACTCGAAGTAGCGCGCGGCCTGCTGCGCGAACTTCATCGTGAGGACCGCGCCGATGGAGAAGTTCGGTGCGATGAGCACACCGGTCCCCGGCGAGCCGGAGAGCCAGGTGTTCAGCTGCGCGAGCCGTTCGTCGGTCCAGCCGGTGGTGCCGACCACGGCGTGGATGCCGTGCCGGACGCAGAAGTCGAGGTTCTCCATCACCGACGCGGGGGTGGTGAGCTCGACGACGGCCTGGGCGCCGGTGTCCGTCAGGGTCTCCAGCTTGTCGCCCCGGCCCAGTGCGGCCACCAGCTCCAGGTCGTCGGCGGCCTCGACCGCTCGTACCGCCTCGGAGCCGATGCGGCCCCGGGCACCGAGAACGGCCACGCGCAGCTTGCTCATGCTTGCTTCTTTCGGGTGACGGGTGACTAGGTGACTAGGTGACGATGTGACTAGGCGACTGTCTCGTGCAGACGGTCCGCCTGCTTGTCCTTGAGCGGACCGATGACCGACAGCGAGGGACGGTGTCCGAGGACCTCGCCCGCCACGGCGCGGACGTCGTCCGGGGTGACCTGCGCGATGCGGCCCAGCATCTCGTCGACCGACATCTGTTCGCCCCAGCACAGTTCGCTCTTGCCGATGCGGTTCATCAGCGCGCCGGTGTCCTCCAGCCCGAGGACCGTGGACCCGGAGAGCTGGCCGATGGCGCGGCTGATCTCCTCGTCGTCCAGTCCGTCCGACGCGACACGGTCGAGCTCGTCGCGGCAGATCTTGAGGACGTCGTGCACCTGGCTGGGGCGGCAGCCCGCGTACACCCCGAAGAGGCCGCAGTCCGCGAAGCCCGAGGTGTACGAGTACACGCTGTAGGCGAGGCCGCGCTTCTCCCGTACCTCCTGGAAGAGGCGGGAGCTCATGCCGCCGCCGAGGGCGGTGTTGAGTACGCCGAGCGCCCAGCGGCGCTCGTCGGTGCGGGCCAGTCCCGGCATGCCGAGGACGATGTGGGCCTGCTCGGTCTTGCGGCCCAGCAGCTCGACCCTGCCCGCGGTGCGCAGCGTGCGGGAGCCCGCGCGGGGCGCCACGGGGGCGGCGTCGGTGCGGGAGAGCGCGCCGGCCCGTTCGAAGGCGTTGCGGACCTGGCGTACGACCGTGGCGTGGTCGACGTTGCCGGCGGCGGCGACGACGAGGTGCGTGGGGTCGTAGTGCTTCTTGTAGAAGCGGGAGATCTGGCCGCGGCTCAGTGCGTTGACCGTGTCGACCGTACCGAGGACCGGACGTCCCAGGGGGGTGTCGCCGAGCATGGTGTGCGCGAACAGGTCGTGCACGCAGTCGCCCGGGTCGTCCTCCGTCATGGCGATCTCCTCGAGGATGACGCCGCGCTCGGCGTCGACGTCCTCGGGGGCGATCAGGGAGCCGGTCAGCATGTCGCAGACGACATCGATGGCCAGCGGCAGGTCCGTGTCCAGGACCCGCGCGTAGTAGCAGGTGTACTCCTTCGCCGTGAAGGCGTTCATCTCGCCGCCGACCGCGTCGATGGCGGAGGAGATGTCCAGGGCGCTGCGCTTGCCGGTGCCCTTGAAGAGGAGGTGTTCGAGGTAGTGCGTCGCGCCGTTCAGAGCCGGGGTCTCGTCGCGTGATCCGACGTTGGCCCAGATGCCGAAGGTGGCGGAGCGTACGGAGGGCAGGGTTTCGGTGACGATGCGCAGGCCGCCGGGGAGGACCGTGCGGCGGACCGTGCCGATGCCGTTGCTGCCCTTGAGAAGCGTTTGGGTACGGGCGACGGCCCGCGCCTCCGAAGAGGTGCGGGCCGTCGTCACGGAACTACGGGACGTCACTTGGCGGCGTCGTCCTTCGTCTCGTCCTCTTCACCCTCGACGACCGGGATCAGCGAGAGCTTGCCGCGGGAGTCGATCTCGGCGATCTCGACCTGGACCTTGGCGCCGACGGCGAGCACGTCCTCGACGTTCTCCACGCGCTTGCCACCGGCGAGCTTGCGGATCTGCGAGATGTGCAGCAGGCCGTCCTTGCCGGGCATCAGGGAGACGAACGCACCGAAGGTGGTGGTCTTGACGACCGTACCCAGGTAGCGCTCGCCGACCTCCGGCATGGTCGGGTTGGCGATCGCGTTGATCGTGGCGCGCGCGGCCTCGGCCTGCGAGCCCTGCTGGGCACCGATGTAGATGGTGCCGTCGTCCTCGATCGTGATGTCGGCGCCGGTGTCCTCCTGGATCTGGTTGATCATCTTGCCCTTGGGGCCGATGACCTCACCGATCTTGTCCACCGGGATCTTGACGGTGATGATCCGCGGGGCGTTCGGGGACATCTCGTCCGGGACGTCGATGGCCTCGTTCATCACATCGAGGATGTGGAGGCGGGCGTCACGGGCCTGCTTCAGCGCGGCGGCCAGGACCGAGGCGGGGATGCCGTCGAGCTTGGTGTCGAGCTGGAGCGCGGTCACGAACTGCTTCGTACCGGCGACCTTGAAGTCCATGTCACCGAACGCGTCCTCGGCACCGAGGATGTCGGTGAGGGCGACGTAGTGGGTCTTGCCGTCGATCTCCTGCGAGATCAGGCCCATGGCGATACCGGCGACGGCGGCCTTGAGGGGCACACCGGCGTTCAGCAGCGACATGGTGGAGGCGCAGACCGAGCCCATGGACGTCGAGCCGTTGGAGCCCAGCGCCTCGGAGACCTGGCGGATCGCGTAGGGGAACTCCTCGCGCGACGGCAGCACCGGCACGATGGCGCGCTCGGCGAGCGCTCCGTGGCCGATCTCGCGGCGCTTGGGCGAGCCCACGCGGCCGGTCTCACCGACGGAGTACGGCGGGAAGTTGTAGTTGTGCATGTAGCGCTTGCGGGTCACCGGGGAGAGGGTGTCCAGCTGCTGCTCCATGCGGAGCATGTTGAGGGTGGTGACGCCCAGGATCTGGGTCTCGCCACGCTCGAACAGCGCCGAGCCGTGCACGCGCGGGATGGCCTCGACCTCGGCGGCGAGCGTACGGATGTCCGTGACGCCGCGGCCGTCGATGCGGACCTTGTCCTTGATGACCCGCTCGCGGACCAGCTTCTTGGTCAGCGCGCGGTAGGCACCGGAGATCTCCTTCTCGCGGCCCTCGAAGGCCGGGAGGAGCTTCTCGCCCGCGATGTCCTTGATGCGGTCGAGCTCCGCCTCGCGCTCCTGCTTGCCGGCGATGGTGAGCGCCTTGGCGAGCTCGGTGCTGACGGCCTTGGTGAGCGCCTCCAGGACGTCGTCCTGGTAGTCGAGGAAGACCGGGAACTCGCCGGTGGGCTTGGCAGCCTTGGCGGCGAGGTCCGACTGGGCCTTGCAGAGCGACTTGATGAAGGGCTTCGCGGCTTCCAGACCGGCGGCGACGACCTCTTCGGTCGGGGCCTCGGCGCCGTCCTTGACCAGCTGGATGGTCTTCTCGGTGGCCTCGGCCTCGACCATCATGATCGCGACGTCGCCGTCCTCCAGGACGCGACCGGCGACGACCATGTCGAAGACGGCGTCCTCGAGCTCGGTGTGCGTCGGGAACGCGACCCACTGGCCCTTGATCAGGGCGACGCGGGTGGCGCCGATGGGGCCGGAGAAGGGCAGGCCCGCCAGGATCGTCGAGGCGGACGCGGCGTTGATCGCGACCACGTCGTACAGGTGGTCGGGGTTGAGCGCCATGATCGTCTCGACGATCTGGATCTCGTTGCGCAGGCCCTTCTTGAAGGAGGGGCGCAGCGGCCGGTCGATCAGGCGGCAGGTGAGGATCGCGTCCTCGGAGGGGCGGCCCTCCCGGCGGAAGAAGGAGCCGGGGATCTTGCCTGCGGCGTACTGCCGCTCCTCGACGTCCACCGTGAGGGGGAAGAAGTCGAGCTGGTCCTTGGGCCGCTTGGAAGCGGTGGTGGCCGACAGCACCATGGTGTCGTCGTCCAGGTACGCGACGGCGGAGCCTGCGGCCTGCTTGGCCAGGCGGCCCGTCTCGAAGCGGATGGTGCGGGTGCCGAAGGTTCCGTTGTCGATAACGGCCTCGGCGTAGTGGGTCTCGTTCTCCACTAGTGATTTCTCCATACTCGTCGTCTTTCGTCCTGTCGCCCGTGTGGCGCAGGACGGTGCGGAGAGGCGCACCGTGTGTGCGGGGCCGGTCTTCGATCGAAGCTCCCGGGCGTTGTCCCGGGGGCCACTACCGAGGACCGGCGGCGGCGTGGGGCGCCTCTCCTCGTCTGGTGTTGTACGTCCAGGTTACTGAGCTTGACCCCAGTCCCGCACGTACGGCAAAGGGAGCGGCCCCCTGGATACGGGCACCGCTCCCTCTCACAGCGTCTTTACTTGGCGCCGCCGGCCGCACCGCGGCGGATGCCGAGGCGGTCGACGAGCGCACGGAAGCGCTGGATGTCCTTCTTGGCCAGGTACTGCAGAAGGCGGCGACGCTGGCCGACCAGGATCAGCAGACCACGACGGGAGTGGTGGTCGTGCTTGTGCGTCTTGAGGTGCTCCGTCAGGTCCGAGATGCGGCGGGAGAGCATGGCCACCTGAACCTCGGGGGAACCGGTGTCGCCCTCCTTCTGCGCGAACTCGGTCATGATCTGCTTCTTCGTAGCGGCGTCGAGCGGCACGCGGTACTCCTCTAGGTGTTCGATGCGCCCACGAGTGCCCCTGGTCTTGATCTCAGGGGGGCTTGCGTGACTCGGGAGCGAAGGTCCGATGAGCGCAGCTCCCAGAACGAACCGGGAACGCGTACACAAACGGCCACGCCCAGACTACCAGCCGCCCGGAGCGCGCCCGACGGGAGCACAGATCAGGGCCGCGCGCTGCGGAATTCCCGACCCGCTCCCCCGCCGTTGCGGGACCTGTACGGTGCCGTGCAGAGCCACCGTACGGAGAGGAACCCGATGGGCACGCAGGCGGAGAAGGACGAGCTGTACGCACTCGACATCTCGGGGGTGGAATGGCTGAGCGCGCCCGGCACCGAGGACGCCGAGGAGCGCGTCGAGATCGCGCATCTGCCCGGCGGAGCGGTGGCGATGAGGTCCTCGCTGGATCCGGAGACCGTGCTGCGCTACACCGAGGCCGAGTGGCGCGCCTTCGTGCTGGGCGCCCGGGACGGCGAGTTCGACCTCAAGTAACGGGCCGGGGCGACGTTCCGGCACACGGCGTTACGGGGTGCGGCGGACTCGGCCCCGGCAGGCACAGGCGGTAGGCACAGTGGGCACGTTCAGGCGGACGTGCCCACTGTCGTGTGCGAAATGTTCAGGTTTCTCTGCGTAGATGTGCCTGTTTGATCGCATCCCCCTTCACTCTGCGCCGCACTCAGTTCACTTGGGGGCAGTACGTGACGTACGGGACAGCGCACGGGGTCCCGTACGGCCTGCCGTAGCGGGCCCGATGACGATTAGGGTGGGTGCGGACGCGGCAGAAGAACCTGCGGGCAGGCAACGCGCGTCCCAGGGGGAGAGCCGGGCGGTTCGCACTGTGTGGGAACGGTCGCCCCCACCCACCACGGCACAGAGGGTGCTCGACCACACCAGGAGGCAAAGTGAACGGCGATCGGGACGAGATGCGCGGGAGCTGGGACAGGCCCGTCGACGAGTCGACCGACGCGGAGCCCGCCGAGACGACGGGTGAGTTCACCATCGACTACACCCCGCCCGCCTGGTACACGCAGAATACGCCGGGCGACTCCGCAGGCGGCGCAGGAACACACCTGGCTCCGCCCCCGCCGCCCAACGGCGCACCGGTGTCCGCACCCGGGCTGTCGGCCGGCGGCGGTTACGAACCCGGCTGGACTCCGGCCGCGCCGGCGCAGCCCGCACCGCAGGCCCCGGCGCCCGCCCCGGCTCAGCCCGCCCCGGCAGCACCGGCCCCGGCGGCCCCCGTCCCCGCGCCCGCAGCGACGGACGGCGGCGGTGCGGCCGATCCGGCCGGGAACGGCGACGTGGAGAGCGGCTCGACCGTGCGGTTCTCGTCCGCCGCCCTGCGGCGGGAGATCGCGGAGCGCGAGGCGCCCGCCGCATCGCCGAGCCCGAGCCCGAGCCCCGGCGCGGACGCGGCCGACGCCGGTACGGACACGGACGCCGCACCTGACCGGACCGCCCCGGAGGATGCGGGCGAGCCGGACTCGCCGGCGCCCTCCGACACCGCGTCGGCGGAGCCCGACGAGCCCTCGGCCGACGCGACGAACGGCACCGGTGACGACAGCACGCCCCAGGCCGACGGCGCGCCGGACGAAGCGCCGTCCGCCGACGCACCGTCCCCCGACGCACCGCAGAACGCCCCCGTCCCCTGGGCGCCCGCACCGCCGCAGGGCGGGCTGCCGCCGCTGCCGCCCTCCTTCGAGCCGGCCGCACCGCAGCCCGCCGCGCCCCAGCCCGCGTCGCAGTGGCCGGGACAGCCCTCGGCGAACGAGGCTCCGGGCGGCTACGGGTTCCCGCAGACCCCGGCGGCCCAGGCGCCCCAGAGCCCTCAGCAGCCCGGGTTCCCTCAGCAGCCCCAGCCCGGAGCGCCCGCACCGCAGGCGGGCTACGGCTTCCCTCAGCAGCCTCCCGCGCCGCAGCAGGCACAGCAGCCGCACCAGGCACAGCAGCAGCCCGGAGCCCCGCTCCCGATGCCGCACTCGCCGCAGGCCTCTCCTTATGCACCGCAGGCGCCCCAGCCGCCGCAGACACCTCAGTGGCCGGCGCAGCAGCAGGGCGCTCCGCAGCCGCCGCCCGGACCCCAGCCGCAGCAGCAGGGCGGTTACGGCTTCCCGCAGGGCGGCCACCCGCAGGCCCAGGGCGGGCCGAACCTGCCCGCCCAGATCCCCCCGCACCAGCTCCAGCAGCAGGGGCAGCCTGTACAGCAGGGCCAGCAAGGGCAGCAGCTTCCGCCGCAGCAGGGGGCGCCCGTCGACCCGCGCGCCGGAGCCGCCTGGCCCACTCCCGTCACCCACGACCAGCGCGAGCGTTCGGTGCAGGGCGCACCGCTCGGGTACACGGCGGCGGTGGAGCTCTCGTCGGACCGGCTGGTCCGGGGCAAGCAGAAGACGAAGAGCAGCCGGGGCCCGTCCGCGGCCTCCCGCTTCAAGATCGGCGGCAAGAAGGAGGAGATCGAGCGTCAGCGCAAGCTCGAACTGATCCGCACCCCGGTCCTCTCCTGCTACCGGATCGCGGTGATCAGCCTCAAGGGCGGCGTCGGCAAGACCACGACGACCACCGCGCTCGGCTCCACCCTGGCCACCGAACGGCAGGACAAGATCCTGGCCATCGACGCCAACCCGGACGCCGGCACGCTGGGCCGCCGGGTCCGCCGCGAGACCGGGGCGACCATCCGCGACCTGGTCCACGCGATCCCGCACCTGCACTCGTACATGGACATCAGGCGGTTCACCTCGCAGGCGTCCTCCGGTCTTGAGATCATCGCCAACGACGTGGACCCGGCCGTCTCGACCACGTTCAACGACGAGGACTACCGGCGCGCGATCGAGGTGCTGGGCAAGCAGTACCCGATCATCCTCACCGACTCCGGCACCGGTCTCCTCTACAGCGCCATGCGCGGCGTGCTGGACCTCGCCGACCAGCTGATCATCATCTCCACGCCGTCGGTCGACGGTGCGTCAAGTGCCTCCACCACGCTGGACTGGCTGTCGGCGCACGGTTACGCCGATCTGGTGCAGCGTTCCCTCACGGTGATCTCCGGGGTCCGCGAGACCGGCAAGATGATCAAGGTCGACGACATCGTGCAGCACTTCGAGACGCGCTGCCGCGGCGTGGTCGTCGTGCCGTTCGACGAGCACCTGTCGGCCGGCGCCGAGGTGGACCTCGACATGATGCGCCCGAAGACGCGGGAGGCGTACTTCAACCTCTCCGCGCTCGTCGCCGAGGACTTCTCGCGCGCCCAGCAGCAGCAGGGGCTGTGGACGTCGAACGGCGGCAACCAGCCGCCGCAGTACGCCCCGCCGATGCCCGGCCAGCAGCAGGCGCCGGGCCAGCAGCCTTACGCGCCGCAGCAGCCGGGCCAGCCGTATCCGCCCCAGCAGCCCTACGGCGGCCAGCAGCCGCAGCAGCCGTACGGCGGTCAGCAGCCCTATCCGCAGCAGCCGGCCCCCGGCGCCGGTCAGGGCTGGCAGCAGCAGCCCCCGCAGGCCCAGCCGCCCGCCGACCCGGCCGGCCACCCGCAGCAACAGCAGTACGGCGGACCGGCCGTTCAGCCCGGTCAGCCGGGGCAACCGGGGCAACCCGCCCACCCCGGACTTCAGGGTCCCGTGCCGCCTGCGGGATGGCAGCAGCAGCCTCCGCCAGCGCCTCAACAGTAAGGCGTCAGAGGTCTAAACCAATGAGGGTCCGCATCGTCTCCACGATGCGGGCCCTCTGCGCATTCCCGCAGCCCACACGCCGTTTCGATGACCGTTGACGCGGCTCGACCACCGCTGATAAACCTTCGCTTCACCAGCTGGCGATCCACAGATCAACCCGCCTTCTCCGTGCGAGTCATGACGCGAGGTCCCTGACCATGGTCGAAAGAGTTCCACCACACGCCGCCCAGCCACGCTCACGTCTGCGTATCCTCCTGGCCTCCGGCGCCGCCGCCCTCGGACTCGCCGCCGCGTCCGTCGTGCCGGGGGTGCCGCTCGGGGCAGCCTCGCCCCAGCAGGCACAGGCCGCCGACAGCGGCAAGTCGACACTGACCGTCGCGGTGGCGCAGAGCGTCGACTCGCTGAGTCCGTTCCTCGCCCAGAAGCTGCTGAGCACCAGCGTCTCCCGGCTCATGTACGACTTCCTGACGAACTATGACGTCAAGGACAACCACGCGATCCCGGGCCTCGCCACCAAGTGGGAGCCGTCCGCGGACAAGCTGACGTGGACGTACACCATCCGGTCCGACTCCAAGTGGTCCGACGGTCAGCAGGCCACCGCCGAGGACGCGGCCTGGACCTTCAACAA contains:
- a CDS encoding pitrilysin family protein, whose product is MTSRSSVTTARTSSEARAVARTQTLLKGSNGIGTVRRTVLPGGLRIVTETLPSVRSATFGIWANVGSRDETPALNGATHYLEHLLFKGTGKRSALDISSAIDAVGGEMNAFTAKEYTCYYARVLDTDLPLAIDVVCDMLTGSLIAPEDVDAERGVILEEIAMTEDDPGDCVHDLFAHTMLGDTPLGRPVLGTVDTVNALSRGQISRFYKKHYDPTHLVVAAAGNVDHATVVRQVRNAFERAGALSRTDAAPVAPRAGSRTLRTAGRVELLGRKTEQAHIVLGMPGLARTDERRWALGVLNTALGGGMSSRLFQEVREKRGLAYSVYSYTSGFADCGLFGVYAGCRPSQVHDVLKICRDELDRVASDGLDDEEISRAIGQLSGSTVLGLEDTGALMNRIGKSELCWGEQMSVDEMLGRIAQVTPDDVRAVAGEVLGHRPSLSVIGPLKDKQADRLHETVA
- a CDS encoding DUF397 domain-containing protein, yielding MGTQAEKDELYALDISGVEWLSAPGTEDAEERVEIAHLPGGAVAMRSSLDPETVLRYTEAEWRAFVLGARDGEFDLK
- a CDS encoding polyribonucleotide nucleotidyltransferase; amino-acid sequence: MENETHYAEAVIDNGTFGTRTIRFETGRLAKQAAGSAVAYLDDDTMVLSATTASKRPKDQLDFFPLTVDVEERQYAAGKIPGSFFRREGRPSEDAILTCRLIDRPLRPSFKKGLRNEIQIVETIMALNPDHLYDVVAINAASASTILAGLPFSGPIGATRVALIKGQWVAFPTHTELEDAVFDMVVAGRVLEDGDVAIMMVEAEATEKTIQLVKDGAEAPTEEVVAAGLEAAKPFIKSLCKAQSDLAAKAAKPTGEFPVFLDYQDDVLEALTKAVSTELAKALTIAGKQEREAELDRIKDIAGEKLLPAFEGREKEISGAYRALTKKLVRERVIKDKVRIDGRGVTDIRTLAAEVEAIPRVHGSALFERGETQILGVTTLNMLRMEQQLDTLSPVTRKRYMHNYNFPPYSVGETGRVGSPKRREIGHGALAERAIVPVLPSREEFPYAIRQVSEALGSNGSTSMGSVCASTMSLLNAGVPLKAAVAGIAMGLISQEIDGKTHYVALTDILGAEDAFGDMDFKVAGTKQFVTALQLDTKLDGIPASVLAAALKQARDARLHILDVMNEAIDVPDEMSPNAPRIITVKIPVDKIGEVIGPKGKMINQIQEDTGADITIEDDGTIYIGAQQGSQAEAARATINAIANPTMPEVGERYLGTVVKTTTFGAFVSLMPGKDGLLHISQIRKLAGGKRVENVEDVLAVGAKVQVEIAEIDSRGKLSLIPVVEGEEDETKDDAAK
- the thyX gene encoding FAD-dependent thymidylate synthase; the protein is MTETPEPAKPSFRSDVTVELVKHAAGDSDVLFAARVSTAGEQSLEEVTKDPERSKGLINYLMRDRHGSPFEHNSMTFFISAPIFVFREFMRHRVGWSYNEESGRYRELEPVFYVPGESRKLVQQGRPGKYEFVEGTEAQQELTGRVMEDSYRQAYEAYQEMLAAGVAREVARAVLPVGLFSSMYATCNARSLMHFLGLRTQHELAKVPSFPQREIEMVGQQMEAHWAELMPLTHAAFNKNGRVAP
- a CDS encoding SCO5717 family growth-regulating ATPase is translated as MNGDRDEMRGSWDRPVDESTDAEPAETTGEFTIDYTPPAWYTQNTPGDSAGGAGTHLAPPPPPNGAPVSAPGLSAGGGYEPGWTPAAPAQPAPQAPAPAPAQPAPAAPAPAAPVPAPAATDGGGAADPAGNGDVESGSTVRFSSAALRREIAEREAPAASPSPSPSPGADAADAGTDTDAAPDRTAPEDAGEPDSPAPSDTASAEPDEPSADATNGTGDDSTPQADGAPDEAPSADAPSPDAPQNAPVPWAPAPPQGGLPPLPPSFEPAAPQPAAPQPASQWPGQPSANEAPGGYGFPQTPAAQAPQSPQQPGFPQQPQPGAPAPQAGYGFPQQPPAPQQAQQPHQAQQQPGAPLPMPHSPQASPYAPQAPQPPQTPQWPAQQQGAPQPPPGPQPQQQGGYGFPQGGHPQAQGGPNLPAQIPPHQLQQQGQPVQQGQQGQQLPPQQGAPVDPRAGAAWPTPVTHDQRERSVQGAPLGYTAAVELSSDRLVRGKQKTKSSRGPSAASRFKIGGKKEEIERQRKLELIRTPVLSCYRIAVISLKGGVGKTTTTTALGSTLATERQDKILAIDANPDAGTLGRRVRRETGATIRDLVHAIPHLHSYMDIRRFTSQASSGLEIIANDVDPAVSTTFNDEDYRRAIEVLGKQYPIILTDSGTGLLYSAMRGVLDLADQLIIISTPSVDGASSASTTLDWLSAHGYADLVQRSLTVISGVRETGKMIKVDDIVQHFETRCRGVVVVPFDEHLSAGAEVDLDMMRPKTREAYFNLSALVAEDFSRAQQQQGLWTSNGGNQPPQYAPPMPGQQQAPGQQPYAPQQPGQPYPPQQPYGGQQPQQPYGGQQPYPQQPAPGAGQGWQQQPPQAQPPADPAGHPQQQQYGGPAVQPGQPGQPGQPAHPGLQGPVPPAGWQQQPPPAPQQ
- the dapB gene encoding 4-hydroxy-tetrahydrodipicolinate reductase; amino-acid sequence: MSKLRVAVLGARGRIGSEAVRAVEAADDLELVAALGRGDKLETLTDTGAQAVVELTTPASVMENLDFCVRHGIHAVVGTTGWTDERLAQLNTWLSGSPGTGVLIAPNFSIGAVLTMKFAQQAARYFESVEVIELHHPNKADAPSGTAARTAQLIAAARREAGSAPQPDATSTALDGARGADVDGVPVHSVRLRGLLAHQEVLLGSEGETLTIRHDSLHHSSFMPGILLGTRRVVSTPGLTFGLENFLDLN
- the rpsO gene encoding 30S ribosomal protein S15, translated to MPLDAATKKQIMTEFAQKEGDTGSPEVQVAMLSRRISDLTEHLKTHKHDHHSRRGLLILVGQRRRLLQYLAKKDIQRFRALVDRLGIRRGAAGGAK